The stretch of DNA ACCTCTACGTCCCCCCAAATCCCCGCAATAACGCAGGAATTAAGCCAAATCCAGGCGAATTTTATTAAGCGCAGACCCTGCCTTTACCCAATCAATCTGGGCCTGGTTGTAGGTATGTGCTACTTCGAAACGCTCGGATGTACCATCAGAATGTTTTAATACCACGCTTAGGTTTTTACCTGGCGCCATGGTGTCGAATCCAAGGATATCAATCTTGTCATCCTGACGTACTTTTTCGTAATCCGCCGGATTTACGAAAGTAAGGGCGAACATCCCTTGTTTCTTCAGGTTGGTTTCGTGAATTCTGGCAAAGGACTTAACGATAACCGCTCTTACGCCTAAAAAGCGTGGCTCCATCGCTGCATGCTCTCTGGAAGATCCTTCGCCATAGTTCTCCTCTCCGAATACGACGGTACTGATGCCCGCAGCTTTGTACTTGCGACCAGAAGCTGGTACGGGTAAGTATTCCGCTGTGTCATCACTATCTACATAATTAGCTACTTTATTCATTTCGTCATTAAAGTAGTTGACGGCGCCAATAAAGCAGTTGTTGGAAATATTATCCAAGTGACCTCGGAAAGTCAGCCATGGACCTGCCATGGAAATATGGTCAGTCGTACACTTACCTTTTGCCTTGATCAGCAAACGCATGTCGGTTAGCTGCGCCACAGTAATTGGCTCAAAGGGTGTCAATAACTGTAATCGATCGGAGTTAGGATCAACAATAACTTCAATACTACTACCATCAAGAGCTGGTGCAATAAAACCAGCATCTTCTACATCAAATCCCCTTGGTGGCAATTCAACGCCGCTTGGTGGATCCAATTTGACGGCGACCCCCTCTTCATTGATTAAGGTATCCGTCAATGGATTGAAGGTCATTTCACCTGAAATGGCCATGGCGGTTACAATTTCCGGAGAGGCAACAAAAGACCTGGTTTGCGGATTACCATCATTGCGTTTCGAGAAGTTACGGTTGAAGGATGTAATGATAGAGTTGGCGCGATTGGGGTCATCGGTATGACGTGCCCATTGGCCGATACAGGGGCCACAAGCATTGGCTAAAACAACACCACCCATGTCTTCAAAAGCCTTCAATTGGCCATCGCGCTCTACGGTGAACCTAATGAGCTCAGAACCTGGCGTTACCGTAAATTCCGATTTTACCTTAAGCTTTTTCGCAACGGCTTGTTTCGCCAATGATGCAGCGCGGTCAAGGTCTTCATAGGACGAGTTGGTACAAGAGCCAATCAAACCTACCTCCAATTTAGGTGGATAGTTGTTTTCTTTTACAGCGGCTGCAAATTTTGAAATGGGCCATGCCAAATCTGGGGTATAAGGACCATTAATATATGGCTCTAGCGTTGTTAAATCAATTTCTATAACCCGATCAAAGTATTTTTCAGGATTGGCATAACATTCAGGGTCACCTGTCAGGTGTTCGGCAACTTGATCCGCTAAGGCTGCTACTTCTTCCCGGTCGGTGGCGATAAGGTATCTCCTCATCGCTTCATCATAGCCAAAAGTCGAGGTGGTTGCCCCAATCTCAGCACCCATATTGCCGATTGTACCTTTTCCAGTACAAGAAAGACTCTCCGCACCATCACCAAAGTATTCCACAATGGCACCGGTTCCTCCTTTAACGGTTAAAATGCCAGCCACTTTCAGGATAACGTCCTTCGCAGAAGCCCAGCCATTTAATTTTCCAGTTAATTTAATGCCGATGACCTTGGGCATTTTCAACTCCCATGCCATACCGGCCATCACATCTACGGCATCGGCACCACCAACACCAATGGCGATCATACCGAGTCCGGCGCCATTAGGCGTATGCGAATCAGTACCGATCATCATGCCACCAGGGAAAGCGTAGTTTTCCAACACAATCTGGTGAATAATTCCCGCACCTGGCTTCCAGAACCCAATGTCATATTTATTAGAAACAGTAGTCAGGAAATCATAGACCTCTTTATTGACATCATTAGCTATTCTAAGGTCCTCTTCCGCTCCTACCTCCGCTTGAATCAAGTGGTCGCAGTGTACGGTGGAAGGAACAGCTACTTTAGTACGACCAGCCATCATAAATTGCAACAAAGCCATTTGGGCAGTGGCATCTTGCATGGCCACTCGGTCCGGTTGAAAGAATACATAGGCTCCTCCGCGCGGATAATCCTCGAGTGGGGAATCCGGATGAAGGTGAGCATAAAGAATTTTTTCTGTTAAAGTTAAAGGGCGTCCCAATACTTTTCTAGCTTCGGAGATTTTACCTGGTAAGGCCTCGTAGTGAGCCTTGATCATACCAATATCGAAAGGCATAAATAGCTTGTTTTATTGATTAATGATGGATTATCTTCTAAAAGGTCAACAAATGTAAAAACTTAAAGTTCTATTGCCAACATTGAAGATAAATCCGTCCGGCTTATTTTGCATAAAACTTATCTTTGCGCGGCTTTTTAAGAGAAAATATCCCTTTCTGCAACTTTTGTAAAGGTTCAGGGATCAAAAAAATGGCATGTTATACAAACGATTAGTGGTAAAAGTAGGTACCAATGTCTTGGCTCGACCAGATGGGCTATTGGACATTACCAGTATCAGCCAGTTGGTGGATCAGTTGGCGGCACTGAAGGCAAAAGGCATTGATATTATTTTGGTTTCTTCTGGAGCGGTGGGGGCAGGCCGTAGTATGATGGACGTTCCATCGAGCCTGAATAAAGTGGTCCGCCGACAGGTTTTGTCCGCCATAGGGCAGGTGCGTTTGATGGAAATCTATCGGCAATTGTTTTCCAATCATCAGCTATTTTGTGCGCAAGTGCTGGCAACAAAGGAAGATTTTCGCGACCGCCAGCATTATATCAATATGCAAAACTGCTTTTTGGCGCTTTTACGCGACCGGGTTATTCCGGTGGTCAATGAAAATGACGTGGTGGCCATTACCGAATTAATGTTTACCGATAATGATGAGCTGGCAGGCTTGGTTGCAGCGATGATTAATGCGGATGGGCTGGTGATTCTGAGTAGTGTGGCAGGTGTTTATGATGGGCCAATTGACGATCCGCAAAGCAAAGTTATCCCAGAGATTGATCCCCATGATAAAAAATGGCAGTCAGTGATTCAGCCCTCCCGCTCTACTTTTGGCCGTGGTGGCATGCACACCAAGTTTCGCATTGCCCAAAAAGCGGCCAAGGTGGGCATTCCGACTTTCATCGGCGATGGCCGACAAACGGGTATTCTCCTCTCTCTCATAGAGGGCCAATTCCCTGGCACCCGCTTTATCCCCCAAACCGGCTTATCTAATGTCAAAAAATGGATTTCTTATAATGAATTGCCTCAAAAAGGCTCCGTCTACATCAATAAAGGCGCAGAATTGGTGCTGCG from Saprospiraceae bacterium encodes:
- a CDS encoding aconitate hydratase; the protein is MPFDIGMIKAHYEALPGKISEARKVLGRPLTLTEKILYAHLHPDSPLEDYPRGGAYVFFQPDRVAMQDATAQMALLQFMMAGRTKVAVPSTVHCDHLIQAEVGAEEDLRIANDVNKEVYDFLTTVSNKYDIGFWKPGAGIIHQIVLENYAFPGGMMIGTDSHTPNGAGLGMIAIGVGGADAVDVMAGMAWELKMPKVIGIKLTGKLNGWASAKDVILKVAGILTVKGGTGAIVEYFGDGAESLSCTGKGTIGNMGAEIGATTSTFGYDEAMRRYLIATDREEVAALADQVAEHLTGDPECYANPEKYFDRVIEIDLTTLEPYINGPYTPDLAWPISKFAAAVKENNYPPKLEVGLIGSCTNSSYEDLDRAASLAKQAVAKKLKVKSEFTVTPGSELIRFTVERDGQLKAFEDMGGVVLANACGPCIGQWARHTDDPNRANSIITSFNRNFSKRNDGNPQTRSFVASPEIVTAMAISGEMTFNPLTDTLINEEGVAVKLDPPSGVELPPRGFDVEDAGFIAPALDGSSIEVIVDPNSDRLQLLTPFEPITVAQLTDMRLLIKAKGKCTTDHISMAGPWLTFRGHLDNISNNCFIGAVNYFNDEMNKVANYVDSDDTAEYLPVPASGRKYKAAGISTVVFGEENYGEGSSREHAAMEPRFLGVRAVIVKSFARIHETNLKKQGMFALTFVNPADYEKVRQDDKIDILGFDTMAPGKNLSVVLKHSDGTSERFEVAHTYNQAQIDWVKAGSALNKIRLDLA
- the proB gene encoding glutamate 5-kinase, translating into MLYKRLVVKVGTNVLARPDGLLDITSISQLVDQLAALKAKGIDIILVSSGAVGAGRSMMDVPSSLNKVVRRQVLSAIGQVRLMEIYRQLFSNHQLFCAQVLATKEDFRDRQHYINMQNCFLALLRDRVIPVVNENDVVAITELMFTDNDELAGLVAAMINADGLVILSSVAGVYDGPIDDPQSKVIPEIDPHDKKWQSVIQPSRSTFGRGGMHTKFRIAQKAAKVGIPTFIGDGRQTGILLSLIEGQFPGTRFIPQTGLSNVKKWISYNELPQKGSVYINKGAELVLRSTDMISSLLPVGAIRIEGDFEKGDLLKIYNEEGEAIGLGIAQYSAVTAQQYVGKKGKKALVHYDYLVIGE